The following are encoded together in the Caretta caretta isolate rCarCar2 chromosome 17, rCarCar1.hap1, whole genome shotgun sequence genome:
- the SRR gene encoding LOW QUALITY PROTEIN: serine racemase (The sequence of the model RefSeq protein was modified relative to this genomic sequence to represent the inferred CDS: inserted 3 bases in 2 codons): protein MSSPYCISLGDVEAAQTSLHGLIHLTPILTSSSLDELAGHRLFFKCELFQKTGSFKIRCALNAVRSLVRAAQGDREQPKAVVXHSSGNHGQALAFAAKVEGVPAYAVVPCTAPLCKKAAICSYGARLILCEPTDESRVKVAAQTVQEKEGXAVIAGQGTIALEVLQQVPQITALVVPVGGGGMVAGIAVAVKALRPDIRVYAAEPCNADDCYRSKVTGELTPNLHPPDTIADGVKTSIGPNTWPIIKDLVDDVLTVTEEEIQQATQLVWERMKLLIEPTAGVGVAAVLSEQFRSVSQNICIVLCGGNVDLGSLAWLSPPGKEANGN, encoded by the exons ATGTCCTCTCCGTACTGCATCTCACTGGGGGATGTTGAAGCTGCACAGACAAGTCTCCATGGCCTTATCCACCTCACCCCTATCCTAACCAGTTCCAGCCTAGACGAGTTAGCTGGCCACAGACTCTTTTTCAAGTGTGAGCTCTTCCAGAAGACTGGCTCCTTTAAG ATCCGTTGTGCACTGAATGCCGTCAGAAGTCTGGTTCGTGCAGCCCAGGGTGACAGAGAGCAGCCCAAGGCTGTTGT ACACAGTAGTGGGAACCATGGCCAAGCTCTTGCCTTTGCAGCTAAAGTGGAAG GGGTTCCTGCCTATGCCGTGGTGCCTTGCACAGCGCCACTCTGTAAGAAAGCTGCCATCTGCTCCTATGGAGCCAGGCTGATACTATGTGAGCCCACTGATGAG TCGCGAGTGAAGGTGGCAGCTCAGACAGTTCAGGAGAAGGAAG GTGCTGTGATTGCAGGCCAAGGCACTATAGCactggaggtgctgcagcag GTACCCCAGATAACTGCACTGGTGGTTCCCgttggaggaggagggatggTTGCTGGAATAGCAGTGGCTGTCAAG GCTTTGAGACCAGACATAAGAGTGTATGCTGCTGAACCCTGCAATGCAGATGACTGCTATAGATCAAAGGTGACAGGGGAACTCACCCCCAACCTCCACCCCCCAGACACCATAGCAGATGGTGTTAAAACTAGCATTGGACCGAACACCTGGCCTATCATTAAGGATTTGGTGGACGATGTGCTGACAGTCACAGAGGAGGAGATCCAG CAAGCAACGCAGCTggtgtgggagaggatgaagtTGCTTATTGAGCCAACAGCTGGAGTGGGAGTGGCTGCTGTGCTCTCTGAGCAGTTTCGCTCAGTCTCCCAGAATATTTGCATTGTATTGTGTGGAGGAAATGTAGACCTAGGCTCCCTGGCCTGGCTCAGCCCACCTGGCAAAGAGGCAAATGGAAACTGA